In one window of Poriferisphaera corsica DNA:
- a CDS encoding AraC family transcriptional regulator — translation MNNPQTNLTPTLWHAQYAGLEAIPPGHPYWFENQDRTPTRSIVLQTSLQGSITYQDQQQTLIAPPNHLLIFVYGEPSAYGHPHLTHPSQTYQNLWLNLDGAGLIDHINLFRSRFSPVIDLSHNTAIIDHIQQIYRMVSPHKRTPPTTTASHIYKLINNLFVFSESRRNTTQSPVDRAVDQIINQPTYPWSLKTLAASVGCSREHLTRHFTQRIGIPPAQYLQNIRTERARQLLKHSNLSINEIAQTLGYTSMHTFARQIKSQTGLSPTNYRNQ, via the coding sequence ATGAATAATCCCCAAACCAACCTCACACCAACCCTGTGGCACGCCCAATATGCAGGCCTTGAAGCCATCCCACCTGGCCACCCATACTGGTTCGAAAACCAAGATCGAACCCCCACGCGCAGCATCGTCCTGCAAACCTCACTTCAAGGCTCTATCACCTATCAAGATCAACAACAAACCCTGATCGCCCCCCCAAATCATCTCCTCATATTCGTCTACGGCGAACCCTCCGCCTATGGCCACCCTCACCTCACACACCCCTCACAAACCTATCAAAACCTTTGGCTAAACCTCGACGGCGCCGGCCTCATCGATCACATCAACCTCTTCCGCTCACGCTTCTCACCCGTCATTGACCTTTCCCATAACACCGCCATCATCGATCACATACAACAAATCTATCGCATGGTTAGCCCTCATAAACGAACACCACCCACCACCACCGCCTCACATATCTACAAGCTCATCAACAACCTTTTCGTTTTCTCAGAATCACGCCGCAATACTACACAATCCCCAGTTGATCGCGCCGTCGATCAGATCATCAATCAACCAACTTATCCTTGGTCACTTAAAACCCTCGCCGCCTCCGTCGGTTGCTCCCGCGAACATCTCACCCGCCATTTCACCCAACGCATCGGCATCCCCCCTGCCCAATACCTCCAAAACATCCGCACCGAACGTGCCCGCCAACTACTCAAACATTCCAACCTATCCATCAACGAAATCGCCCAAACCCTCGGCTACACCTCCATGCACACTTTCGCCCGACAAATCAAATCCCAAACCGGCCTCTCCCCCACGAACTATCGCAATCAATAA
- a CDS encoding family 4 glycosyl hydrolase, whose translation MADDAQVVAGNEDKEQGHGAHIKKADEPRGLDGKFCRPIKVSVIGAGSFFTHSIMCDLFAIKGMQGGEVSLVDIDEKRLTTMHELVGRIVEARGLADSWKVNATMDRREALKGSDYIVFCVEVSGLECVAWDNDIPLKYGIDQCIGDTIGPGGLFKALRTVPVYLDMLKDAEEVCPDALILNYTNPMNILMLAGGRTSEMEAVGLCHSIQAASHKMADDGGVPYEEMVWEAAGINHMAWFTKLQHKGKDLYPILLAKTEDEEGEIYESDPIRYDMMKHFGAFMTESSGHLSEYLPYYRKRKDLMERYCRDGYRGESRFYASNWPTWRKEFDEQRQRVLHGEEELLKERSWEYASWIIESKEKDVPYRIYGNVMNHDGTGSGKLITNLPTDGCVEVACMVDHNGINATRYGKLPAQMAAMCATNMHMFDLAATACIEKSKEAAIHALLHDPLTMAVCSPAEIKAMTLEMFEVEKDYLQDYK comes from the coding sequence ATGGCTGATGATGCACAAGTCGTGGCTGGGAATGAGGATAAAGAACAGGGGCATGGTGCACATATTAAGAAGGCGGACGAGCCGCGTGGTTTGGATGGGAAGTTTTGCCGACCGATTAAGGTTTCGGTGATTGGGGCAGGGTCGTTTTTTACACACAGTATTATGTGCGATTTGTTTGCGATTAAGGGTATGCAGGGCGGTGAAGTATCGCTCGTGGATATTGATGAGAAGCGACTGACGACGATGCATGAGTTAGTGGGGCGGATCGTTGAAGCGAGAGGGTTAGCAGATTCGTGGAAGGTGAATGCGACGATGGATCGGCGAGAGGCGCTGAAGGGCAGTGATTATATAGTTTTCTGTGTTGAGGTTTCGGGTTTGGAATGTGTGGCATGGGATAATGATATTCCGCTGAAGTATGGGATTGATCAGTGTATTGGCGATACGATTGGGCCGGGTGGTTTGTTTAAGGCGCTACGGACTGTGCCGGTGTATTTGGATATGCTGAAGGATGCGGAAGAGGTTTGCCCGGATGCTTTGATTCTGAATTATACGAACCCGATGAATATCTTGATGTTGGCGGGTGGTCGGACGAGTGAGATGGAGGCGGTGGGTTTGTGTCACTCGATTCAGGCGGCGAGTCATAAGATGGCTGATGATGGAGGGGTGCCTTATGAAGAGATGGTGTGGGAGGCTGCGGGCATTAATCATATGGCTTGGTTTACAAAGCTGCAGCACAAGGGCAAGGATTTGTATCCAATTCTGCTAGCGAAGACGGAGGATGAGGAAGGGGAAATCTATGAGAGTGATCCGATTCGTTATGACATGATGAAGCATTTTGGCGCGTTTATGACGGAGAGTAGCGGGCATTTGAGTGAGTATTTGCCGTACTATCGTAAGCGTAAAGATTTGATGGAGCGATATTGTCGTGATGGGTATCGTGGGGAGAGTCGATTCTATGCATCGAATTGGCCGACATGGCGTAAGGAGTTTGATGAGCAGCGACAGCGTGTGCTTCATGGTGAGGAAGAATTGCTGAAAGAGCGCAGCTGGGAATATGCGAGCTGGATTATCGAGTCGAAGGAAAAGGATGTGCCTTATCGGATTTATGGAAATGTTATGAATCATGATGGTACGGGGAGTGGTAAGTTGATTACGAACTTGCCGACGGATGGTTGTGTTGAGGTTGCGTGTATGGTGGATCACAACGGGATTAATGCGACGCGTTATGGAAAATTACCAGCACAGATGGCGGCGATGTGCGCGACGAACATGCATATGTTTGATCTTGCGGCGACGGCATGCATTGAGAAAAGTAAGGAAGCAGCAATTCATGCGCTGTTGCATGATCCGTTAACGATGGCGGTGTGTAGCCCGGCTGAGATTAAGGCTATGACACTGGAGATGTTTGAGGTTGAGAAGGATTACTTGCAGGATTACAAATAA
- a CDS encoding SixA phosphatase family protein, producing MRLLLFRHGIAEPGTTNQPDDLRPLTPLGLTRSALAAQGLSRFIDRPQAILTSSKTRAAQTAAFIGDTFDLAPEFCDPLTNGPTKKIIKFLQARPENDILIVGHEPYLSELISILCFPKARSNAVELKKASCALIEAPIRKNEPALPSTSGILHWILPPRALRQLAGET from the coding sequence ATGCGACTTCTACTCTTCAGGCATGGCATCGCCGAGCCCGGCACAACCAATCAGCCCGACGATCTGCGACCGCTGACCCCGCTCGGACTCACACGCTCCGCACTCGCTGCTCAAGGCCTGTCTCGCTTCATCGATCGCCCCCAAGCCATCCTCACATCCTCTAAAACAAGAGCCGCCCAAACTGCCGCTTTCATTGGCGACACCTTCGACCTCGCACCCGAATTCTGCGACCCACTCACCAACGGGCCAACCAAAAAAATCATCAAATTCCTTCAAGCCCGTCCCGAAAACGATATCCTCATCGTCGGCCACGAGCCCTACCTCTCCGAACTCATCTCCATACTCTGCTTCCCTAAAGCAAGATCCAACGCCGTCGAACTCAAAAAAGCATCATGCGCACTCATCGAAGCGCCCATCAGAAAGAATGAACCCGCTCTCCCATCAACTTCCGGCATCCTCCACTGGATCCTCCCCCCGCGCGCCCTCCGACAACTCGCCGGCGAAACCTAA
- the phoU gene encoding phosphate signaling complex protein PhoU encodes MLHLVRQIDKLKTQLLAIGSQVEEALHNAITSIQDRNLELAQSTIDNDKLIDLAEIDLEEECLHTLALHQPVAHDLRFVIALLKINHDLERIGDLASSIAQQASFLAQESRIDVLPYDLPNMGKIAQTMLNKTLNALINQDVELAREVRKLDDQVDEIHRGMYTKTIAAMKDNPEQIDQYVHLQNVSRQLERIADHTVNIAKDVIYLVDGEIVRHAKLRQKANA; translated from the coding sequence ATGCTCCACCTGGTCCGACAAATCGACAAGCTCAAAACCCAACTCCTCGCCATTGGCTCACAAGTCGAGGAAGCCCTCCATAACGCGATCACCTCCATCCAGGACAGAAATCTCGAACTCGCTCAATCCACCATCGACAACGACAAACTCATCGACCTCGCTGAAATCGACCTCGAAGAGGAATGCCTCCACACCCTTGCTCTCCACCAACCCGTCGCCCACGACCTTCGCTTTGTGATCGCCCTCCTCAAAATCAACCACGACCTCGAGCGCATCGGCGATCTCGCTTCTTCCATTGCTCAGCAAGCTTCATTCCTTGCTCAAGAATCACGCATTGATGTCCTCCCATACGATCTGCCTAACATGGGTAAAATCGCACAAACCATGCTCAACAAAACGCTTAATGCCCTCATCAACCAAGACGTCGAGCTCGCCCGTGAGGTCCGTAAACTCGACGATCAAGTCGACGAAATCCATCGTGGCATGTACACCAAAACCATCGCAGCGATGAAAGACAATCCCGAGCAAATCGACCAATACGTCCATCTTCAAAACGTTTCACGTCAGCTCGAACGTATCGCCGACCACACCGTCAACATCGCCAAAGATGTCATCTACCTCGTCGATGGCGAAATCGTCCGCCACGCCAAGCTTCGCCAAAAAGCCAATGCCTAG